The Ornithinimicrobium faecis genome includes a window with the following:
- a CDS encoding penicillin-binding protein, with protein MRATTLARVTSLLGAFLAISLLMGLIGAGLLLPVIGAGGTAAREGVGMFEELPGDLEQNPLAQQSRIQTANGNLIATPAQENRILVGLDEISPFMKQAQVAIEDERFYDHGGMDVRALTRALVSNATSESTQGGSTLTQQYVKLRLEQEALQEEDSEALNSLRARSGIEGYVRKLRELKYAVTLEQRLTKDEILEGYLNLAYYGDRVFGVEAAARHYFGVNAIDLNLPEAATLAGIVRAPSITDPINDPENSLARRNVVLDKMYQQGMITESEWTKARESEIKLNVTDSQRSCMNSAHPYFCDYVTEWLLQHDALGETREERETLLTTGGLTITTTLEPAMSDLINKRTKEYAPPGNEYKLASAGAMVEPGTGHVLAFGQSSDYNIEESQDRFSETSVNWSVDSRYGGSEGFQIGSVAKAFTLVTALETGVPIEAALTLRKAVQVDDEGNWRDPNKPGSHPEGDTQPAVIFTPEDFQEGCSIGSPEWAVRNAEGANHETSVTLRKATMSSINTAFATLASQVGTCNIRDTMTEMGLHAASGEAYGAGPASVAPTFVLGADNASPLTVATSYATIASGGLYCPPVPVTKITDSSGKEIPLNLPGCEQVIDPDVAAGTAELMQEVVSLPGSGFRAVLADDRPAGGKTGTADESKHTWFAGYTPQLSTAVWIGSPGAKYDGDLKDFTLGEHTIDGWFYGSKLAAVLWKDIMDSALEGEPVEDFDEPSNEITYGKDRPVPDVEGQSLEDAIRTLGSEGFLTEDHERRSSQPEGTVLYTSPSEGTMMKAGKTVHIYVSSGGWSSSSDDDD; from the coding sequence ATGCGTGCCACCACCCTTGCCCGCGTGACGTCCCTGCTCGGGGCGTTTTTGGCGATCTCGCTGCTGATGGGACTCATCGGTGCGGGCCTGTTGCTGCCCGTCATCGGGGCCGGTGGCACCGCTGCACGCGAGGGCGTCGGGATGTTCGAGGAACTGCCCGGCGACCTGGAGCAGAACCCGCTGGCCCAGCAGTCACGCATCCAGACCGCCAACGGCAACCTGATCGCCACGCCCGCCCAGGAGAACCGCATCCTGGTCGGGCTGGACGAGATCTCACCGTTCATGAAGCAGGCGCAGGTGGCGATCGAGGACGAGCGCTTCTATGACCACGGAGGCATGGACGTCCGCGCGCTGACGCGGGCCCTGGTCAGCAACGCGACCTCTGAGAGCACGCAGGGTGGCTCGACGCTCACCCAGCAATACGTCAAGCTGCGCCTCGAGCAGGAGGCGCTGCAGGAGGAGGACAGCGAGGCTCTCAACTCTCTGCGGGCCCGCAGCGGCATCGAGGGTTACGTCCGCAAACTGCGCGAGCTCAAATACGCCGTCACCCTGGAGCAGCGGCTGACCAAGGACGAGATCCTCGAGGGCTATCTCAACCTCGCCTACTACGGCGACCGCGTCTTCGGCGTCGAGGCGGCCGCGCGCCACTACTTCGGCGTCAACGCGATCGATCTCAACCTGCCCGAGGCGGCGACGCTGGCCGGCATCGTGCGCGCCCCGAGCATCACCGACCCGATCAACGACCCCGAGAACTCCCTGGCGCGGCGCAATGTGGTGCTCGACAAGATGTATCAGCAGGGCATGATCACCGAGAGCGAGTGGACCAAGGCCCGCGAGTCCGAGATCAAGCTCAACGTCACCGACAGCCAGCGCTCCTGCATGAACTCGGCGCACCCCTACTTCTGTGACTACGTCACCGAGTGGCTGCTGCAGCACGACGCCCTGGGCGAGACGCGCGAGGAGCGCGAGACGCTGCTGACCACCGGCGGCCTGACGATCACCACCACGCTGGAGCCCGCGATGTCCGACCTGATCAACAAGCGGACCAAGGAGTATGCCCCTCCGGGCAACGAGTACAAGCTGGCCTCGGCCGGTGCGATGGTCGAGCCGGGCACGGGGCACGTGCTCGCCTTCGGGCAGAGCTCGGACTACAACATCGAGGAGTCGCAGGACCGGTTCAGCGAGACCTCGGTCAACTGGAGCGTCGACAGCCGGTATGGCGGCAGCGAGGGCTTCCAGATCGGCTCGGTCGCCAAGGCCTTCACCCTCGTCACCGCCCTGGAGACCGGCGTGCCGATCGAGGCCGCCCTCACCCTCCGCAAGGCCGTGCAGGTCGACGACGAGGGCAACTGGCGCGACCCCAACAAACCCGGCTCACACCCCGAGGGCGACACCCAGCCAGCCGTGATCTTCACGCCCGAGGACTTCCAGGAGGGGTGCAGCATCGGCTCGCCAGAGTGGGCCGTGCGCAACGCCGAGGGCGCCAACCACGAGACCTCGGTCACCCTGCGCAAGGCCACGATGTCCTCGATCAACACCGCCTTCGCGACGCTGGCCTCCCAGGTCGGCACCTGCAACATCCGCGACACGATGACCGAGATGGGCCTGCACGCCGCCTCGGGCGAGGCCTACGGCGCCGGCCCGGCCAGCGTGGCACCCACCTTCGTGCTGGGCGCGGACAACGCCAGCCCGCTGACGGTCGCGACGTCCTACGCCACGATCGCCTCCGGTGGCCTCTACTGCCCGCCCGTGCCCGTCACCAAGATCACAGACTCCAGCGGCAAGGAGATCCCGCTGAACCTGCCCGGGTGCGAGCAGGTGATCGACCCCGACGTGGCCGCTGGCACCGCCGAGCTGATGCAGGAGGTTGTCAGCCTGCCGGGCTCCGGCTTCCGTGCCGTCCTGGCCGACGACCGCCCGGCTGGTGGCAAGACCGGCACCGCGGACGAGAGCAAGCACACCTGGTTCGCCGGCTACACCCCGCAACTGTCCACCGCGGTCTGGATCGGCAGCCCGGGCGCCAAGTATGACGGCGACCTGAAGGACTTCACCCTCGGGGAGCACACCATCGACGGATGGTTCTATGGCTCAAAGCTCGCGGCTGTGCTGTGGAAGGACATCATGGACAGCGCGCTCGAGGGCGAGCCGGTCGAAGACTTCGACGAGCCGTCCAACGAGATCACCTATGGCAAGGACCGTCCCGTGCCGGACGTCGAGGGTCAGTCTCTGGAGGACGCCATCCGCACCCTGGGCTCGGAGGGCTTCCTCACCGAGGACCATGAGCGTCGCTCGAGCCAGCCGGAAGGCACGGTGCTCTACACCTCACCGAGCGAGGGCACCATGATGAAGGCCGGCAAGACGGTTCACATCTACGTCTCCAGCGGCGGGTGGTCGTCGTCCTCCGACGACGACGACTGA
- a CDS encoding GatB/YqeY domain-containing protein translates to MTEQTALKDTLQRDLHDAMRARDKVRSMTLRMALTAISNEEVAGTQARVLTDDEVLKVLTKEAKKRREASEAYVGAGRQELADQEEAELVVLEAYLPEQLDDAALDELATAAVAEVGATGMQQMGQVMKVLQPRVAGRAEGGRIAAAVKRALSA, encoded by the coding sequence ATGACCGAGCAGACAGCACTCAAGGACACCCTCCAGCGCGACTTGCACGACGCGATGCGCGCCCGGGACAAGGTCCGCTCGATGACGCTGCGGATGGCGCTGACCGCGATCTCCAACGAGGAGGTTGCCGGCACCCAGGCCCGCGTGTTGACCGACGACGAGGTGCTCAAGGTTCTGACCAAGGAGGCCAAGAAGCGCCGCGAGGCCTCCGAGGCCTACGTCGGCGCGGGGCGCCAGGAGCTGGCCGACCAGGAGGAGGCCGAGCTCGTCGTGCTCGAGGCCTACCTGCCCGAGCAGCTCGACGACGCGGCGCTTGACGAGTTGGCCACAGCGGCCGTCGCGGAGGTGGGTGCCACCGGGATGCAGCAGATGGGCCAGGTCATGAAGGTGCTGCAGCCGCGGGTCGCCGGTCGCGCTGAGGGTGGCCGGATCGCCGCGGCAGTGAAGCGGGCCCTCAGCGCCTGA
- a CDS encoding metallophosphoesterase encodes MNSVCRGAAGLVGLGAGVLAWSTLVEPRAFALREFEVPVLPGGADPLRVLHLSDLHLVPGQRAKQDWVRSLAALKPDLVITTGDNLAHQDAVPAVLDTYRDLLEVPGVFVLGSNDYFPPTLKNPLRYFNDSHERGEKLTPQRLPTQDLVDGFTGAGWLDLNNGRGTLTVRGLRLEFIGVDDPHLERDRYDLAAGPAARDTDLLIGVTHAPYQRILDAMAADGAPLILAGHTHGGQVCVPFHGALVTNCDLDTGRAKGLSRWWPGAGSSPATAPSSAAPADASWLEVSAGLGASPYSPFRLACRPEATLLTLV; translated from the coding sequence GTGAACTCCGTATGCCGAGGTGCAGCTGGTCTGGTCGGGCTCGGGGCCGGGGTGCTCGCCTGGAGCACGCTGGTCGAGCCTCGCGCGTTCGCGCTGCGCGAGTTTGAGGTGCCGGTCCTGCCGGGCGGCGCCGACCCCCTGCGGGTGCTGCACCTGTCCGACCTCCATCTGGTGCCCGGTCAGCGGGCCAAACAGGACTGGGTGCGCTCTCTTGCCGCCCTGAAGCCGGACCTGGTCATCACCACCGGCGACAACCTGGCTCACCAGGACGCGGTGCCTGCCGTGCTCGACACCTACCGCGACCTCCTAGAGGTTCCTGGGGTCTTCGTGCTGGGCAGCAACGACTACTTCCCCCCGACGCTGAAGAATCCGTTGCGCTATTTCAACGACAGCCACGAGCGCGGCGAGAAGCTCACACCCCAGCGGCTGCCCACCCAGGACCTGGTCGACGGCTTCACCGGGGCCGGGTGGCTCGACCTGAACAATGGCCGCGGCACGCTGACGGTCCGGGGGCTGCGCCTGGAGTTCATCGGTGTCGACGACCCCCACCTAGAGCGCGATCGCTATGACCTGGCGGCCGGACCCGCGGCCCGGGACACCGACCTGCTCATCGGCGTGACGCACGCGCCCTACCAACGGATCCTCGACGCGATGGCCGCCGATGGTGCTCCGCTGATCCTGGCCGGCCACACCCACGGCGGGCAGGTCTGTGTGCCCTTCCACGGTGCCCTGGTCACCAACTGCGACCTCGACACGGGCCGCGCCAAGGGTCTGTCCCGCTGGTGGCCGGGCGCCGGTTCCTCCCCGGCCACCGCCCCGTCCTCCGCCGCTCCTGCAGATGCGTCCTGGCTCGAGGTGTCCGCCGGGCTGGGCGCCTCGCCCTATTCGCCCTTCCGCCTGGCCTGCCGCCCCGAGGCCACACTGCTGACGCTTGTCTGA
- a CDS encoding lamin tail domain-containing protein, translating to MSPKKRPSRLGSLATWRTGLAALAALALPATMITPTAASTVLPARFDIEPSPVLISEVAAGGQGATLQSNRDGGQNFIELTNYGDDAMDISGWQIFRCGQAGSGYGPQAVVEDGTVLAPGDQFTAVAEDSDYEGDATYATNLHSFGFGAFIQDADGQRRDAIGFYHEDVTTDCKTNDGEWLQRGLQHRLDESHQRVGNTGDLESDWVIAPRTVDTPNATEQDVPRVDNGLRFSELNSGGAGSSLDQYVEITNYGDESVDMTDYQLFRCGANGSQYLQVSAFPEDAVLAPGQSYLAARSGGAYADQADVTYGTAMHWRDFGAVLFTPQDEIVDRVGAYSNRNSPCTDGAPIGERLNHFDSTTFQRVSDTGDNSSDFIVTATRTPGVEDADTDYAPAPTFTGFQDVRISEVVAAGPAGGGDEFFELGNYGDQPVNLAGWSAYRCYGTGQPGVGASAQIADLGDITLAPGETYLGVSDSAPASLQEMADGTYGTGLNQTDGYGMYITDADASLVDAFAAYDINDDNYTPCRLGEQARDWTKNDEGESYTRAQFLGDNELDYVVTPRTPGVLEDATYVDPTVPLDGELDPVTVDTNHIPGSPAVAGEGHEVTVTTEDEGGTTLDIEVSTADELGTEGAVVHSGVSDVPVPTTLEGTDEQVVEDITAPVAEGTTGSYPYLRFEVPADSESEFVWSGTAQARNELQLLVWQPKDEAWRVADARVPSADGDLTLAADVASDEITGDTAYVMVMDGPRTQGGLIDEIGVTDQAFANPGSYDVAINHMTDTQFYAEGFRDVFRQMATWVVANADARKIGYNSHTGDIIENWMNGNHAPERADREFQAAQDIMTMINDAEIPNGVLPGNHDNMWGHDNEKYNDYFPVEMYDDKPWYGQAWAEGDNAAHTDYFSASGIDFLVVSLPYRPSLEMMDWASEQAAAHPDHNVILATHSYLHTSGVRDNSDLRYQGNADDMWERVVAPNDNVFLVFGGHYHGTSTYIADPVTGERSPVNHVSGGATAVENVGSTGRTVVEMLADYQGYRSTLLDDPTVVRSDLLDRDTGFQRLLQFDIDAALMAVNAYSPTLDSFEAWRYDEPAFRGEAARYDAADDEFVVGVHLLRSTSITSTGWSLTGPSTVVATESTTPGAEVPVSLPESDADQLWFATVTDTDGNVVRSEPTVLEAADQDPEAALAALDATLEDYIASGDVTRPSDKQLGNTLDQAQRHLAAGRTDQSVSALERFVRHLDITKRPGSISDEAREDLRGQAEAVLDLLG from the coding sequence TTGTCACCGAAGAAGAGACCTTCCCGCCTCGGCTCACTGGCCACCTGGCGCACGGGCCTCGCGGCACTCGCCGCACTGGCCCTGCCCGCCACGATGATCACGCCCACCGCTGCCAGCACCGTGCTCCCGGCACGGTTCGACATCGAACCCAGCCCGGTCCTGATCAGCGAGGTCGCTGCCGGTGGCCAGGGCGCGACGCTGCAATCCAACCGAGACGGCGGCCAGAACTTCATTGAGCTGACCAACTACGGCGACGACGCGATGGACATCTCCGGATGGCAGATCTTCCGCTGCGGTCAGGCCGGCAGCGGTTACGGCCCGCAGGCCGTCGTGGAGGACGGGACCGTCCTGGCACCTGGTGACCAGTTCACCGCCGTGGCCGAGGACTCCGACTACGAGGGGGATGCGACCTACGCCACCAATCTGCACTCCTTCGGCTTCGGCGCCTTCATCCAGGACGCCGACGGCCAGCGCCGGGACGCGATCGGCTTCTACCACGAGGACGTCACCACCGACTGCAAGACCAACGACGGTGAGTGGCTCCAGCGCGGGCTGCAGCACCGCCTCGACGAGTCCCACCAGCGCGTCGGCAACACCGGTGACCTGGAGAGCGACTGGGTGATCGCCCCGCGCACGGTCGACACCCCGAACGCCACCGAGCAGGACGTGCCGCGCGTGGACAACGGCCTGCGCTTCTCCGAGCTCAACAGCGGCGGGGCCGGCAGCAGCCTCGACCAGTACGTCGAGATCACCAACTACGGCGACGAGTCGGTCGACATGACCGACTATCAGCTGTTCCGCTGCGGTGCGAACGGCTCGCAGTATCTCCAGGTCAGTGCCTTCCCCGAGGACGCGGTGCTCGCGCCGGGCCAGAGCTATCTGGCGGCCCGCAGCGGCGGGGCGTATGCGGACCAGGCCGACGTCACCTACGGCACCGCCATGCACTGGCGGGACTTCGGTGCGGTCCTGTTCACCCCGCAGGACGAGATCGTGGACCGGGTCGGCGCCTACTCGAACCGCAACTCCCCGTGCACGGACGGTGCCCCGATCGGCGAGCGGCTGAACCACTTCGACTCCACGACCTTCCAGCGGGTCAGCGACACCGGCGACAACAGCAGCGACTTCATCGTCACCGCCACCCGCACCCCGGGCGTCGAGGACGCGGACACCGACTACGCCCCGGCACCGACCTTCACCGGCTTCCAGGACGTGCGCATCAGCGAGGTCGTGGCTGCTGGACCCGCTGGCGGTGGTGATGAGTTCTTCGAGCTCGGCAACTACGGCGACCAGCCCGTCAACCTCGCCGGGTGGAGCGCCTACCGCTGCTACGGCACCGGCCAACCCGGGGTCGGAGCCTCCGCCCAGATCGCCGACCTCGGCGACATCACGCTGGCGCCCGGCGAGACCTACCTCGGGGTCTCCGACAGCGCCCCGGCATCGCTCCAGGAGATGGCTGACGGAACCTACGGCACCGGCCTGAACCAGACCGACGGCTACGGCATGTACATCACCGACGCCGACGCCTCTCTGGTCGACGCCTTCGCGGCCTATGACATCAACGATGACAACTACACCCCGTGCCGCCTCGGCGAGCAGGCCCGTGACTGGACCAAGAACGACGAGGGTGAGAGCTACACCCGGGCCCAGTTCCTCGGCGACAACGAGCTCGACTATGTCGTCACCCCGCGCACGCCCGGCGTGCTGGAGGACGCCACCTACGTCGACCCGACCGTGCCGCTGGACGGTGAGCTCGACCCGGTCACCGTCGACACCAACCACATCCCCGGCTCCCCCGCCGTCGCGGGCGAGGGCCACGAGGTGACCGTCACGACCGAGGACGAGGGCGGCACCACCCTCGACATCGAGGTCAGCACCGCCGACGAGCTCGGCACCGAGGGTGCCGTCGTCCACTCGGGCGTCAGCGACGTGCCGGTGCCGACCACCCTGGAGGGCACCGACGAGCAGGTCGTCGAGGACATTACGGCGCCGGTCGCCGAGGGCACGACTGGCAGCTATCCCTACCTGCGCTTCGAGGTGCCGGCCGATAGCGAGAGCGAGTTCGTCTGGTCCGGCACGGCCCAGGCCCGCAACGAGTTGCAGCTGCTCGTGTGGCAGCCCAAGGACGAGGCCTGGCGCGTCGCTGACGCACGAGTGCCCTCCGCTGACGGCGACCTCACCCTCGCCGCAGACGTGGCGAGCGACGAGATCACCGGCGACACGGCATACGTCATGGTCATGGACGGGCCCCGCACCCAGGGTGGCCTGATCGACGAGATCGGGGTGACCGACCAGGCCTTCGCCAATCCCGGCAGCTATGACGTGGCGATCAACCACATGACCGACACCCAGTTCTATGCCGAGGGGTTCCGGGACGTCTTCCGGCAGATGGCCACCTGGGTGGTCGCCAACGCCGACGCCCGCAAGATCGGCTACAACTCGCATACCGGCGACATCATCGAGAACTGGATGAACGGCAACCACGCCCCCGAGCGGGCCGACCGGGAGTTCCAGGCGGCGCAGGACATCATGACGATGATCAACGACGCGGAGATCCCCAACGGGGTGCTGCCGGGCAACCACGACAACATGTGGGGCCACGACAACGAGAAGTACAACGACTACTTCCCGGTGGAGATGTATGACGACAAGCCCTGGTACGGCCAGGCCTGGGCCGAGGGCGACAACGCGGCGCACACCGATTACTTCTCGGCCTCCGGGATCGACTTCCTCGTGGTGTCGCTGCCCTACCGTCCGAGCCTGGAGATGATGGACTGGGCCTCGGAGCAGGCCGCGGCGCACCCGGACCACAACGTGATCTTGGCGACGCACTCCTACCTGCACACCAGCGGCGTGCGGGACAACAGCGACCTGCGCTATCAGGGCAACGCCGACGACATGTGGGAGCGCGTGGTCGCCCCCAACGACAACGTCTTCCTGGTCTTCGGTGGGCACTACCACGGCACCTCGACCTACATCGCGGACCCGGTGACCGGTGAGCGCTCCCCCGTCAACCACGTCTCCGGTGGGGCCACTGCGGTCGAGAACGTCGGCAGCACCGGGCGCACGGTCGTTGAGATGCTGGCCGACTATCAGGGCTATCGCTCGACCCTGCTGGACGACCCGACCGTGGTGCGCAGCGACCTGTTGGACCGGGACACCGGCTTCCAGCGGCTCCTGCAGTTCGACATCGACGCAGCGCTGATGGCCGTCAACGCCTACTCCCCGACGCTGGACAGCTTCGAGGCGTGGCGCTATGACGAGCCGGCCTTCCGCGGGGAGGCCGCACGCTATGACGCTGCCGACGATGAGTTTGTCGTCGGCGTGCACCTGCTGCGCTCGACCAGCATCACCTCGACCGGGTGGTCGCTGACCGGGCCGTCCACCGTGGTGGCGACCGAGTCGACGACGCCGGGTGCCGAGGTGCCGGTGTCCCTGCCGGAGTCGGACGCCGACCAGCTCTGGTTCGCCACCGTGACCGACACCGACGGCAACGTCGTCCGCTCCGAGCCCACGGTGCTCGAGGCCGCGGATCAGGACCCGGAGGCCGCTCTGGCGGCCCTGGACGCCACCCTGGAGGACTACATCGCCTCCGGTGACGTGACCAGGCCCAGCGACAAGCAGCTCGGCAACACCCTGGATCAGGCTCAGCGCCACCTGGCTGCTGGTCGCACCGACCAGTCCGTCTCGGCGCTGGAGCGCTTCGTCCGACACCTGGACATCACCAAGCGTCCGGGCAGCATCTCCGACGAGGCCCGGGAGGACCTGCGCGGGCAGGCCGAGGCGGTCCTGGACCTGCTCGGCTGA
- a CDS encoding SigE family RNA polymerase sigma factor, which translates to MKKAHEEEFVDFVHGVSPRLLTSAWMLCGDPHVAEELVQETLARVYVNWRRTRGDNPTAYARRVLVNLNTDRWRKGRREVLTSEVPEHRTSHLPGPGDRVDLGLDLIRALDTLARRERECVVLRHYLDVSEKDAAATLGVSVGTVKSSTSRGLAALRAVLNEGEPTHV; encoded by the coding sequence ATGAAGAAGGCGCACGAGGAGGAGTTCGTGGACTTTGTCCACGGGGTCTCCCCGCGCCTGCTCACCTCGGCCTGGATGCTCTGCGGCGACCCCCACGTCGCCGAGGAGCTGGTGCAGGAGACGCTGGCCAGGGTCTACGTCAACTGGCGCCGGACCCGGGGAGACAACCCCACGGCATACGCCCGTCGTGTGCTGGTCAACCTCAACACCGACCGGTGGCGCAAGGGGCGCCGGGAGGTGCTCACCAGCGAGGTGCCGGAGCACCGCACGAGTCACCTGCCGGGACCCGGCGACCGGGTCGACCTGGGCCTCGACCTCATCCGTGCGCTGGACACGCTGGCTCGTCGGGAGCGCGAGTGCGTGGTCCTGCGCCACTACCTGGACGTGTCTGAGAAGGACGCCGCGGCAACGCTCGGCGTCTCGGTCGGCACCGTCAAGAGCTCAACCTCTCGTGGACTGGCTGCGCTGCGCGCCGTCCTCAACGAAGGAGAACCGACTCATGTCTGA
- a CDS encoding class I SAM-dependent methyltransferase, whose protein sequence is MEPEIVQRAYDTVARDYARELPDTRADAGLDLAMLDEFITRVGDGSLLDAGCGAGRITRYLADRGCAVEGVDLSPGMIQQARAAHPDVNFAVASLEDLPHEDDSFDGVLLWYSIIHTPPARQPDIFDEVARVLRPGGHLLVGFQAGTGVRDVSGAYGRFGHDVVLERYLFSADEVAAWIAGSGGREVARLVRAADGAETQAQAVVLGQWAGQD, encoded by the coding sequence ATGGAGCCGGAGATCGTGCAGCGGGCCTACGACACCGTGGCGCGTGACTACGCGCGCGAACTGCCTGACACCCGGGCCGATGCGGGGCTGGATCTGGCCATGCTCGACGAGTTCATCACCCGCGTCGGTGACGGCTCGCTCCTGGACGCAGGGTGTGGCGCGGGCCGCATCACCCGCTATCTTGCAGATCGCGGCTGCGCCGTCGAGGGTGTCGACCTCTCCCCGGGGATGATCCAGCAGGCCCGCGCCGCGCACCCGGATGTGAACTTCGCCGTGGCATCGCTCGAGGACCTCCCACACGAGGACGACAGTTTCGACGGTGTGCTGCTGTGGTATTCGATCATCCACACGCCGCCCGCGCGCCAGCCGGACATCTTCGACGAGGTGGCGCGGGTCCTGCGGCCGGGTGGGCACCTGCTCGTCGGGTTCCAGGCTGGCACCGGTGTGCGGGACGTGTCCGGCGCCTACGGCCGGTTCGGTCACGACGTGGTGCTCGAGCGCTATCTCTTCTCGGCCGATGAGGTCGCCGCCTGGATCGCCGGATCCGGTGGTCGCGAGGTCGCCCGGCTGGTCCGGGCCGCCGACGGTGCAGAGACCCAGGCGCAGGCTGTCGTGCTGGGCCAGTGGGCGGGACAGGACTGA
- a CDS encoding sodium:proton antiporter: MEVQWWSILPFVAMLLCIALAPLIPATAEAWEKQRVQLLVALVLGVPVALWFIIGGDTSAVVHALIEYGQFIALLLALFVVSGGIFLKGDIEATPRNNTLFLAFGGVIASFIGTTGAAMLLIRPLLNTNHERKYRVHTVVFTIFIVANCGGLLTPLGDPPLFLGMLRGVPFTWTFGLWPMWLFVNILLLATYFALDSKYHAKESPEALRFDATHRTKLGVKGKLNFAYLAVIVGAVALAPSIDIHAIEEGHAAFMDWIPVREIVMLGVAAVSYFTGDKIARFTDNKFKWGPILEVAAIFIGIFLTMIPALKYLSQLAPKLPLNEVTFFIFTGGLSSVLDNAPTYVTFFEMAAQLGGEPTVADTGIYEPYLIAISLGAVFCGAITYIGNGPNFMVKAVADGAGVTMPSFGGYVAQAFIYLVPTLVAMVLIFIADGLWTTIIGLVITGAILLRAVLAARSHEHPVAAADGSS; the protein is encoded by the coding sequence ATGGAAGTCCAGTGGTGGAGCATTCTGCCGTTCGTGGCGATGCTCCTGTGCATCGCGCTGGCCCCGCTCATCCCGGCCACGGCTGAGGCATGGGAGAAGCAGCGGGTCCAGTTGCTCGTGGCTCTCGTGCTCGGGGTGCCGGTCGCGCTCTGGTTCATCATCGGCGGGGACACCTCGGCCGTGGTGCACGCCCTCATCGAGTATGGCCAGTTCATCGCCCTGCTGCTCGCGCTGTTCGTCGTCTCCGGCGGCATCTTCCTCAAGGGAGACATCGAGGCGACGCCGCGCAACAACACGCTGTTCCTGGCCTTCGGTGGCGTGATCGCCTCCTTCATCGGCACCACGGGCGCGGCGATGCTGCTCATTCGACCGCTACTCAACACCAACCACGAGCGGAAGTACCGCGTGCACACGGTGGTCTTCACGATCTTCATCGTGGCCAACTGTGGTGGCCTGCTGACCCCCCTCGGGGACCCGCCGCTGTTCCTGGGCATGCTGCGCGGCGTGCCGTTCACCTGGACCTTCGGGCTGTGGCCGATGTGGCTCTTCGTGAATATCCTGCTGCTGGCGACGTACTTCGCGCTCGACTCCAAGTACCACGCCAAGGAGAGCCCCGAGGCGCTGCGTTTCGACGCGACCCACCGGACCAAGCTGGGCGTCAAGGGCAAGCTCAACTTCGCCTACCTGGCCGTCATCGTCGGCGCCGTCGCCCTGGCCCCCTCGATCGACATCCACGCCATCGAGGAAGGTCACGCGGCCTTCATGGACTGGATCCCGGTGCGCGAGATCGTCATGCTCGGCGTCGCGGCCGTCTCCTATTTCACGGGCGACAAGATCGCCCGATTCACGGACAACAAGTTCAAGTGGGGGCCGATCCTCGAGGTCGCCGCGATCTTCATCGGCATCTTCCTGACGATGATCCCTGCCCTGAAGTACCTCTCCCAGCTCGCGCCCAAGCTGCCGCTCAACGAGGTCACCTTCTTCATCTTCACCGGCGGTTTGTCCTCCGTGCTGGACAACGCCCCGACCTATGTCACCTTCTTTGAGATGGCCGCGCAGTTGGGCGGCGAACCGACCGTGGCGGACACCGGCATCTATGAGCCCTATCTGATCGCCATCAGCCTGGGCGCCGTCTTCTGTGGTGCCATCACCTACATCGGCAACGGCCCGAACTTCATGGTCAAGGCCGTGGCCGACGGGGCAGGCGTGACGATGCCCTCCTTCGGCGGCTATGTCGCCCAGGCGTTCATCTATCTGGTGCCGACCCTGGTCGCGATGGTCCTCATCTTCATCGCCGACGGGCTGTGGACCACGATCATCGGACTCGTGATCACCGGCGCCATCCTGCTCCGCGCGGTGCTGGCCGCCAGATCGCACGAGCATCCTGTGGCCGCAGCTGACGGGTCGTCCTAG